From a region of the Pontixanthobacter gangjinensis genome:
- a CDS encoding ShlB/FhaC/HecB family hemolysin secretion/activation protein, whose product MKNNIEKQGGSMIGCHEASRALKFGQVAMSAVAYMLCSSAVFAQAVTPTTREEIQRDRLEQELRTEGQSVAIEGDIERAPCPLADPQFAEVRLTLSEARFSGLDTIDSAIVTPAYRNLIGQELPVASICEIRDRAATILRQAGFLASVQVPVQEIEGGVVRFDVVLARMSAVQIRGEAGPLGKLLQRYIDKLAEQPVFNINEAERYLLLARDIPGLDVRLVMQPASREGDAQPGDVVGIFNVSRTPFFADVTMQNLGSKSVGRFGALARMRFNGITGLGDETTLSVFATSDIDEQLVFQAGHEFRVGSEGLVLGGNLTFASSQPDITGPNLFDSETFIASAYAAYPFRRTQTSNLIGTLGFDLIDQDVEFSNLPLSRDRLRVAYARIDFNAVDEGSLRGVGGYSANEPRFAIAGSAEVRQGFDVFGASKPCGPAFANCTAPGFVPPSRLDGDPTGLVLRGQAQLDFRPSPLLKFSVKPRFQYSPDALLSYEQVSGGNYTAGRGFDPGSVIGDSGYGGQIEIAYGSLMPETQGKSAFQPYAFFDLMAVNTKNVGGDPQTISSAGGGFRATLGRLTYLDLFAAVPLERAPFQTDRGDVRVLATLSVQLGSWNR is encoded by the coding sequence ATGAAAAATAACATCGAAAAGCAAGGTGGATCAATGATCGGATGCCATGAGGCTTCAAGGGCGCTAAAGTTCGGACAAGTCGCGATGTCGGCAGTGGCCTATATGTTGTGCAGCAGCGCAGTATTTGCGCAAGCGGTAACGCCGACTACCCGAGAGGAAATCCAGCGCGACCGATTGGAACAGGAATTGCGCACCGAAGGTCAATCGGTGGCCATCGAAGGCGATATAGAACGCGCGCCCTGTCCTTTAGCCGACCCGCAATTTGCCGAAGTCCGGCTGACACTTTCCGAAGCACGGTTTAGCGGCTTGGACACGATAGACTCGGCAATTGTCACGCCAGCCTATCGCAATTTGATCGGTCAGGAATTGCCGGTCGCGTCGATTTGCGAGATCCGCGACCGCGCGGCAACAATTTTGCGACAGGCGGGATTCCTGGCTTCGGTGCAAGTTCCGGTTCAGGAAATAGAAGGCGGTGTGGTGCGCTTTGATGTCGTTCTGGCGCGGATGAGTGCCGTTCAAATTCGGGGCGAGGCAGGTCCTTTGGGCAAATTGTTGCAGCGCTATATCGACAAGCTGGCTGAGCAGCCGGTTTTCAATATCAATGAGGCGGAACGATACTTGCTTCTTGCTCGTGACATTCCGGGCCTAGACGTGCGTCTGGTCATGCAGCCAGCGTCTCGCGAGGGCGACGCGCAGCCGGGTGACGTCGTCGGGATTTTCAACGTATCCCGCACACCGTTTTTTGCTGACGTTACGATGCAAAATTTGGGATCGAAGTCAGTGGGACGGTTCGGCGCACTTGCCCGGATGCGTTTTAATGGCATTACCGGCTTGGGTGACGAAACCACTTTAAGCGTATTCGCAACAAGCGATATTGACGAGCAATTGGTGTTTCAGGCCGGGCACGAATTTCGCGTAGGTAGCGAGGGTCTTGTCTTGGGCGGAAATCTGACTTTTGCCTCTTCACAGCCTGACATTACCGGGCCTAACCTGTTCGATTCCGAGACTTTCATCGCCTCAGCCTATGCAGCCTATCCATTCCGGCGAACGCAAACCTCCAATCTGATCGGGACGTTGGGTTTTGACCTGATCGATCAAGATGTGGAGTTTTCCAATTTGCCGCTCAGCCGAGACCGGCTTCGCGTTGCTTATGCTCGGATTGATTTTAACGCAGTCGATGAAGGTAGCTTGCGCGGGGTAGGCGGGTATTCGGCAAATGAACCGCGCTTCGCAATCGCAGGATCGGCCGAAGTCCGTCAGGGGTTTGATGTATTCGGCGCTAGCAAGCCATGCGGACCCGCCTTCGCCAATTGCACTGCGCCGGGTTTTGTCCCGCCTTCGCGTTTGGATGGTGACCCAACCGGCCTTGTCCTTCGTGGACAAGCGCAATTAGACTTCCGGCCATCACCCTTGTTAAAATTCAGCGTGAAACCGCGCTTTCAATATTCGCCCGATGCCTTGCTTAGCTACGAACAAGTCTCCGGCGGTAATTATACAGCAGGGCGCGGGTTTGATCCCGGTTCGGTGATTGGCGACAGCGGCTATGGGGGACAGATCGAGATCGCTTATGGTTCTTTAATGCCTGAAACGCAGGGGAAATCGGCTTTTCAACCATATGCGTTTTTCGATTTAATGGCGGTCAATACCAAGAATGTTGGCGGTGACCCGCAGACAATCAGCTCTGCCGGCGGCGGGTTCAGGGCGACTTTGGGGCGCTTGACCTATCTAGATTTATTTGCGGCGGTCCCGCTGGAGCGCGCTCCTTTCCAAACCGACCGCGGTGATGTTCGAGTGCTTGCAACTTTGTCAGTCCAACTTGGATCATGGAACCGTTAG